GCGCTCCGGCTCCCAGCCGGGACCTTTTCTTCCTCTGCAAGCCGTTTCAACCGGGGAAAACAAGTCCGGTTTCATCAAACGCGGTCCCGTTTATTTCCGGGCGCGGCGGCGCAGGAAAAGTGCGCAGGGCCCCCGCGCAAGGCCCGGTTCACGGCCTGATGGAACAGGATGACTTGGAAGCCTGCAAATCGGAATTATCCATCTCCACGGCCAGCCAGAACACACCGACGGCCACCAGGCCGAAAGCGCACGCCCCCGCTACGGAAAGAACGGTCATCACCATCTTCTGCCGTTCCGCCTTTTCCCTGCATTGGCGGACCAGCGTTTGCAATGCGCCGCAGACTGAACCGAGGCGCCCGCACCACCCTTCTTCCCGGGAGGGTTGTCTTTTGGGATGCAGGGCGGACCTCATCATCACGGGATAAGGGAACGGCTCCGGCTTCATCATGGAAAGGTCTAAAGGCATGTACTTCATGACCTCTTTTTAACGATATTCGTTAATCAGTCAATATATTTTTCACGAATTCAATTTACTTCTTTCTATCGACAATTCACGAAAATCGTGTATGATCAAGCCATGACACCGACAAAAGGAGACGTGAAAAGCTGGCTGAAAGCCATTGGAAAGGACCGTGACTGGCTCGCCAGGAAATGCGGCACGGAAAAAGGAACGGTCAACAACTGGCTTTCCCCCTCCGGCCCCTTTCCCTCCAACGCCATTTTGAAAATTCATTCCCTGATGTCCCAATACGGACCTGTTGCGCCGGAAAATGCACCCATTCAGACCAACCGCCTGGTGCTGGAAATCACGGAAGAACGCATGCGGAACTACGAAAGGGCCGCCTCTGAACGGGGAGTGCCCCTGCGGCAGTGGCTGACGGAACTGGCGGACCAGGCGGCGGACGTGCGCCAGCTCCGGCCAGAACGCCTCCCCTTCGTTCCGCTGGCGGAACAATTCCCTTCCCCTGGCGCACACGCCAGGGGCGAATACAGCACGCAGATCGTCGGCAACATCGCCGCCGGCTCCCTTGCGGAAAGCGATACCGTCCCGTCCACCATTTACATGGAAAGGCCCCTGGGCAAAAATGAATACGTGGTCCGCGTGGAAGGAAAATCCATGGAACCCCTCATCCCGGACGGCGCGCTAGTAGTCATGCGGCGCCATACCGCTCCGCCCATCCCCAAACCGGGCACCATTGTGGAATACAACGACGGCCGCGGCGTGACCCTGAAAAAACTGATCCGGAAGAAAAATGCGGAAACGGGAAAAATGGAACATGCGCTGCAGCCCATCAACCCCGCGTTCAAGGATATTGCCCCCATGGAGGGAGGCAGCATCTCCGGGGTATACGTGGAAACGCTCGTGAACTACCGCAAAGGGTAATTCATACCTCCCGGGGAAAAGTCCGTTCCCCGGCTCTTTTCCATTTCATTCCTTGTCCGTAATGAATAAGGGCCATGGATGAAAGAACTTGCAGGGGGTGATGGTATTTGATTAGGTAACGCGGAAACCGCGCTTCCGGACGGCTGCCGCCCTGTGGTGCGAATCGGCGGTGCGGAAAATACTCTCTCCAATTGAACTGAACCCGGAATTTAAAGCCTGCTCTCTCCCATGTCCAACACGCAGAACTCTCCCATTGCGCCTGGAAGTGAAAAACATCACTACCACATTCTTGACGGTCTGCGCGGGGTGGCCGCCATCGTCGTCGTATGGTTCCACATCTTTGAAGCCTACGCCACCAGCCATGTGGACCAGATCATCAACCACGGCTACCTGGCCGTCGACTTTTTCTTCATGCTGTCCGGGTTCGTCATCGGCTACGCCTACGACAACCGCTGGAAGACGATGACCACCGGGGAATTCATCAAGCGCCGCCTCATACGCCTGCAGCCCATGGTGGCGATAGGAGCGGTCATCGGCGCGCTTATCTTTTATTTCCAGGGCTGTTCCGTATGGGATGTATCCCAGGTGGCGGTCATCTCCCTGCTCGTCGCCACCTTTGTCAATATCCTGCTGATTCCATCGCCTCCCGGCCTTGAAATCCGAGGCCTGGGAGAAATGTACCCGCTCAACGGACCAAGCTGGTCCCTGTTCTTTGAGTACATCGGCAACCTCCTTTATGCACTGTTCATCCGGAAACTCTCCACCCGCTCCCTGGCAGTACTGGTTATCCTGGCCGGATGCGGTCTGGCTTCCTTCAGCTTCTGGGGGCCCAATGGAGACATCTGCTCCGGCTTCGCCATGACCGGGACGGAATGGACAGGCGGCTCCCTGCGCCTGCTGTACTCCTTCTCCGCCGGGCTGCTTCTGTTCCGCCTGTTCAAGCCCGTCAACATCAAGGGCTCCTTCTGGCTATGCGGCATCTCCCTCGCCATCCTGCTGGCCGTTCCCCGGCTGGGGGGAGAAGACGCCTTCTGGATGAACAGCCTCTATGAAACCGTATGCTTTGCCGTCTTTTTCCCGCTCATCCTCCTCTTTGGCGCCTCCGGCAAAATCACTGATCCCTATACGGATAAAATATGCCGGTTCCTGGGCAGAATCTCCTACCCCCTGTACATGGTCCATTACCCGTTCATCTACCTGTACTATGCGTGGGTGAAAAACGGAGACCTCTCCTTCTCTGAATCCCTCCCCGGCGCCCTGGCCGTCGTCATCGGAAGCATCCTGCTGGCCTGGCTGTGCCTGAAGTTCTACGATGAACCCGTCCGGAGCTTCCTGGCGAAGCACTTTTTAAAGCGGAAAAATAACCGCAACCTTAAGCCTTCATCTTCCGTACTCCAAAAAAAGACGGACGGCTAAAGCCGCCCGTCTGAATTCGCACCACATCACTATACAGAATTACGCTGCAAAGAACTTTTCCGTCGCAGTAGATGATGCAGCCAGCGGTGGATAAATCGCCGGCCATATACGTGACTCAATTCTCCACGGCCTACTCTGCCTGCGGTCCCATCCAGTAGTTGATGTTCACGTTATTACTTTTGTAAATTAAAAAACACTGGCGCACACCACTTGACCTCCAATTGTTCCGGGGCCAGGTCACCGCCTTATAACGCCAGTTCTGAATCCCCCCCTTCCATCAGGGAGGACTATGGAAATAAAATTGCAGTTTTCTCATCGTTAAATATTTTCTACATTAAGATAATCAGCCGGATTGATACCCTGGATAACACTTACTCGAAAGTGGGCCATTTGCTCCGAACAGGTATCCACGATGGCATAATGACAGTCATTGCTGACTAACCCAAGAGGAACCTCTCCAAGGTAGTATACCTGGGGAGTCAGATAACGGCGGTTAAAACTATTGTAATTATCATCCACTCTCACGCCTGCGTGTCTCCCCAGATAAATCTTGCTGGAGTTCCATGAGGACGGAACCACCATCAAGTCCAGCCGGGAGACTTGGTCCAGGCTGATACCGGGCCACGGCAGCTCCGTAAGTTCTCCGGCCGCATTTTTAGCGACAACTTTCTTATCTGCACAATCCACGTAAAAGGACGGTCCCGGTATATCCTCAATGGCCGATGCTGCCACATTGCTGTAATAACCGGTCCAGCCGAATTTGGTGGATGTATTTCCCATATTGACACCGCTTAACAGGGACATCACCAGAACGTAGTTACCGGGTCCCGCAGGACTGACGGCGCCGCCGTAGTTGGTGTTGGGGACGGCGGATTTGACCAAGATGCATTTATGAGCGGCGTTCGTTCCTATCCAGGACAGGCCGCACCACCCGGACAAAGACCGCTCAATCTTGACGTTGCGGCCCTCAAGCGTAGTCACGGTACCGTTGACGTGGTCCAGGTGGTATACATTCTCCAGAACGGACATGACGGCAGCGGCACCTGCATTGAGTCCGGTCTTGGGAAGTCCGGGCTCAAGCGCGGATGCGGCATTGATGCCCCCGTTGGCGGTGACGGGTCCGTCTATCGTAGCCCCGCCAGTTGAAGAAAACCCGTCGGTAAAATGGGTGCATGCCAAATTTAGGGGAAGCGGTGTAGTCCGCCCATCAAC
This DNA window, taken from Akkermansia muciniphila, encodes the following:
- a CDS encoding S24 family peptidase — its product is MTPTKGDVKSWLKAIGKDRDWLARKCGTEKGTVNNWLSPSGPFPSNAILKIHSLMSQYGPVAPENAPIQTNRLVLEITEERMRNYERAASERGVPLRQWLTELADQAADVRQLRPERLPFVPLAEQFPSPGAHARGEYSTQIVGNIAAGSLAESDTVPSTIYMERPLGKNEYVVRVEGKSMEPLIPDGALVVMRRHTAPPIPKPGTIVEYNDGRGVTLKKLIRKKNAETGKMEHALQPINPAFKDIAPMEGGSISGVYVETLVNYRKG
- a CDS encoding acyltransferase — translated: MSNTQNSPIAPGSEKHHYHILDGLRGVAAIVVVWFHIFEAYATSHVDQIINHGYLAVDFFFMLSGFVIGYAYDNRWKTMTTGEFIKRRLIRLQPMVAIGAVIGALIFYFQGCSVWDVSQVAVISLLVATFVNILLIPSPPGLEIRGLGEMYPLNGPSWSLFFEYIGNLLYALFIRKLSTRSLAVLVILAGCGLASFSFWGPNGDICSGFAMTGTEWTGGSLRLLYSFSAGLLLFRLFKPVNIKGSFWLCGISLAILLAVPRLGGEDAFWMNSLYETVCFAVFFPLILLFGASGKITDPYTDKICRFLGRISYPLYMVHYPFIYLYYAWVKNGDLSFSESLPGALAVVIGSILLAWLCLKFYDEPVRSFLAKHFLKRKNNRNLKPSSSVLQKKTDG